In the Chryseobacterium sp. MYb264 genome, one interval contains:
- a CDS encoding glycosyltransferase family 117 protein: MKNWTFRQWNTVLGWVVFVIAFFTYLSTIEPNFSFWDCGEYISSAVKLEVTHAPGAALFQIVGAVAAIFALGKGENYSIVINAMSALFSAFTILFLFWTITHFVRRLLNKDFEEVTKHQEISILFAGLVGALCFTFSDTFWFSAVEGEVYSMASMFIALLVWLITKWENEYQAADSDRWIILIFFILGLSVGVHMMCMLAIPAVCFVYYARNYKFTWKNFVWANFITLIILAIVFKGIFPFIMTMFGKLEIFFVNGLGLPYHSGTIAGFVLTVAICYFIIKYARRTKKNIFQTIALSVVYMMIGFSCWMVIPIRANANPPMNLNDPDNAIGMLDYYNRVQYGDWPTSYGQNYTAFLDANGIEKNEDGSFKTQKTGEIYEKDEKTGTYRKTGDRFNYVFNKSQVSFMPRMFNEDKDVMANYISMYGAPDFTFNYANEDVADNPEAKQVFDELRKKYEDKSITVSDYLKVKPYNLINVQRPSFGQNLDYFFTFQNGYYFVRYLMWNFVGRQNDLEGNMESTKGNWISGIPFIDNALWGNADKMPSKFKNESTVKFFFLPLLLGLIGFFFQMNKDFGRFYAILSLFIITSVGIIFYTGVKPFEPRERDYAMVGSFYAFAIWIGLGAGAILWFLQSKVKSNAANIGLGVVLLGVPFMMGFQNYNVHNRSDRFTAYDYGYSILKTLPKNDILFVYGDNDTYPVWAIQETEQFRDDVKVVNFTLLSTPWNIDQVRRKTYNADAIPSVLTHDDYRDGSNDQIYLMKKNDWEGIFASLKEQGAPETELQTFRKYLVQDSMTLKEAVNFIKQKSPEKDEILKMIFGEEKYEKYNFLPVNKFILPVNKDNALKAGIINQADLPNTVNQIMIKYKSNTLYKNNLMMFDILANFDWKRPINFSSGGVYDSENIFYMDEYLQYDGFSYRLIPIHTPQTPDGEMGRVDANSLYNTVKNFRWGNFKNLNNHFDETATSNIISYRSSASRAAAALALSGQKAKAAELLDLASKEIPAQKYNDPRSLSSMVYGYIVAGQEKKGLELAEVLKKGIFEEYDYYASLTPSEQRYLRRAMGVKPMEYSMVVKAVTDAYTQTGQKNKAYDYLVRSIEPIDKKFNTFVGNLKEMGKEKAIKESENVQKITPFYQYLFDVMEPFDSTYSKEKEEQITTSIIKATQ, from the coding sequence ATGAAAAATTGGACTTTTAGGCAATGGAACACCGTCCTCGGATGGGTGGTTTTCGTCATTGCATTTTTCACGTACTTGTCCACCATAGAGCCCAATTTCAGTTTCTGGGATTGTGGAGAGTACATTTCCTCAGCAGTAAAACTAGAAGTAACGCACGCCCCGGGGGCTGCTTTATTCCAGATTGTGGGTGCCGTGGCAGCCATTTTTGCTTTAGGGAAGGGCGAGAATTATTCTATCGTGATCAACGCGATGTCGGCATTGTTTAGTGCTTTTACGATTTTGTTCCTTTTCTGGACCATTACGCATTTCGTAAGAAGGCTTCTCAACAAAGACTTTGAGGAAGTAACGAAACATCAGGAAATTTCTATCCTTTTTGCAGGATTAGTGGGCGCCTTATGCTTTACCTTTTCAGATACCTTCTGGTTTTCTGCTGTAGAAGGAGAAGTATACTCGATGGCTTCTATGTTTATCGCGCTTTTAGTCTGGTTGATCACCAAATGGGAAAACGAATATCAGGCAGCGGACAGTGACAGATGGATCATCCTTATTTTCTTCATCTTAGGACTTTCAGTAGGGGTTCACATGATGTGTATGCTGGCCATTCCTGCGGTTTGTTTTGTTTATTATGCAAGAAATTATAAGTTTACATGGAAGAACTTCGTGTGGGCAAACTTTATTACACTGATTATTTTAGCTATTGTATTTAAAGGAATTTTCCCTTTCATCATGACGATGTTCGGAAAACTTGAAATCTTCTTTGTGAACGGTTTGGGACTTCCTTACCACTCAGGGACAATTGCCGGGTTTGTGTTGACGGTTGCCATTTGCTATTTCATCATCAAATATGCGAGGAGAACAAAGAAAAATATTTTTCAGACCATTGCTTTATCAGTGGTTTATATGATGATTGGATTTTCTTGCTGGATGGTAATTCCTATCAGAGCCAACGCCAATCCTCCGATGAATCTTAACGATCCGGATAACGCGATCGGTATGCTAGATTATTACAACAGGGTACAGTATGGCGACTGGCCAACGTCTTATGGTCAAAACTATACGGCATTTCTTGATGCTAACGGTATCGAGAAAAACGAAGACGGAAGTTTTAAAACCCAAAAAACCGGAGAGATCTACGAAAAGGACGAGAAGACGGGAACATACAGAAAAACAGGAGACCGCTTCAATTACGTATTCAACAAGTCTCAGGTGAGTTTTATGCCAAGAATGTTCAATGAAGATAAAGATGTGATGGCCAACTACATTTCGATGTACGGAGCGCCGGACTTTACCTTTAATTATGCCAATGAAGATGTAGCCGACAACCCGGAAGCTAAACAGGTTTTTGACGAATTGAGAAAAAAATACGAAGATAAATCCATCACCGTTTCAGATTATTTAAAAGTAAAACCTTATAACCTTATTAATGTTCAGAGACCGAGTTTCGGACAGAATTTAGATTATTTCTTTACTTTCCAGAACGGATATTACTTTGTAAGATACCTGATGTGGAACTTTGTAGGAAGACAGAACGACCTTGAAGGGAACATGGAAAGCACAAAAGGGAACTGGATTTCCGGAATTCCTTTCATTGACAATGCATTATGGGGGAATGCTGATAAAATGCCTTCAAAATTCAAAAATGAAAGTACAGTAAAATTCTTTTTCTTACCTCTGTTACTGGGGTTAATAGGATTTTTCTTCCAGATGAACAAAGATTTTGGCAGATTCTATGCAATTCTTTCTTTGTTCATCATTACCAGTGTCGGAATTATTTTCTACACAGGAGTAAAACCTTTCGAACCTAGAGAAAGAGACTATGCCATGGTAGGTTCGTTCTACGCCTTTGCCATCTGGATAGGGCTTGGAGCAGGAGCTATTCTTTGGTTTTTACAGTCAAAAGTAAAATCAAATGCTGCCAATATTGGTTTAGGTGTTGTTTTATTGGGAGTTCCTTTTATGATGGGCTTCCAGAACTATAATGTTCACAACAGAAGTGATCGTTTTACAGCGTACGACTACGGATATTCTATCCTGAAAACTCTACCTAAAAACGACATCTTATTTGTTTATGGGGATAATGATACGTATCCGGTTTGGGCTATTCAGGAAACTGAGCAGTTCAGAGATGATGTGAAAGTAGTCAATTTCACACTTCTTTCAACTCCATGGAATATAGACCAGGTAAGAAGAAAAACATATAATGCGGATGCCATTCCTAGCGTCCTGACACACGATGATTACAGAGACGGGTCTAACGACCAGATCTACCTGATGAAGAAAAATGACTGGGAGGGAATTTTTGCTTCTTTAAAAGAACAAGGCGCTCCCGAAACAGAACTTCAGACATTCAGGAAATATTTGGTTCAGGATTCAATGACCTTGAAAGAAGCTGTCAACTTCATCAAGCAAAAGTCTCCTGAAAAAGATGAAATCCTTAAAATGATTTTTGGAGAGGAAAAATATGAAAAGTATAACTTCTTACCGGTAAACAAATTTATTTTACCCGTAAATAAAGATAATGCTTTAAAAGCGGGAATTATTAATCAGGCTGATCTTCCGAATACGGTAAATCAGATTATGATTAAATATAAATCGAATACATTATATAAAAATAACCTGATGATGTTCGATATTCTTGCCAACTTCGACTGGAAAAGACCGATTAACTTCTCTTCAGGTGGGGTATACGACAGTGAAAATATCTTCTATATGGATGAATATCTTCAGTATGACGGGTTCAGTTACAGGTTAATTCCTATTCACACGCCGCAGACTCCTGATGGCGAAATGGGAAGAGTAGATGCAAATTCTCTTTACAATACCGTAAAAAACTTCAGATGGGGGAATTTCAAAAATCTGAACAATCACTTTGATGAAACTGCAACCTCAAACATTATCAGCTATAGAAGTTCAGCGAGCAGAGCAGCGGCTGCATTAGCATTGAGTGGACAAAAAGCAAAAGCTGCAGAATTGTTAGATTTGGCATCAAAAGAAATTCCGGCTCAGAAATACAACGATCCTCGTTCTTTAAGTTCAATGGTTTACGGATACATCGTAGCGGGACAGGAGAAAAAAGGGTTGGAACTTGCGGAAGTTCTTAAAAAAGGAATCTTCGAGGAATATGACTATTATGCGAGTCTTACGCCTTCTGAGCAACGATATTTAAGAAGAGCGATGGGAGTTAAACCTATGGAATATTCTATGGTCGTAAAAGCGGTAACGGATGCTTATACTCAAACCGGTCAGAAGAACAAAGCTTATGATTATTTAGTAAGATCTATTGAGCCTATTGATAAAAAATTCAATACTTTCGTTGGAAACCTTAAAGAAATGGGTAAAGAAAAAGCAATAAAAGAATCTGAAAACGTACAGAAAATAACACCGTTTTATCAGTATTTATTTGATGTGATGGAGCCGTTTGATTCTACCTATTCTAAGGAAAAAGAAGAACAGATCACAACATCAATCATTAAAGCTACTCAATAA
- a CDS encoding PLP-dependent cysteine synthase family protein produces the protein MSNVYDNILGLIGNTPMVKLNTVTKDIPATVYAKLESYNPGHSTKDRIALHIIENAEEKGLLKEDSVVVETTSGNTGFSIAMVCIIKGYKCILAVSDKTKPEKIAYLKALGATVYICPANVPADDPRSYYEVAKRIAAETPNSIYINQYFNELNIDAHYKTTGPEIWEQTEGKITHLFACTGTGGTLSGSAKFLKEKNPDIKIIGVDADGSILKSFHETGEIHKEDVHPYQIEGMGKNLIPAALLFDKVDEFVRVNDEMSAYRTREIALKEAIMGGYTTGAVTQGLMQYAQSHELTEDDVIVLIYPDHGSRYITKVYSDKWMAEQGFVNNCVHNYDEVFKTEFIK, from the coding sequence ATGAGTAATGTTTACGATAATATACTTGGCCTTATAGGAAATACTCCTATGGTGAAACTAAATACTGTTACAAAAGATATTCCTGCCACCGTTTATGCTAAGTTAGAGTCATATAATCCTGGACATTCCACTAAAGATAGAATTGCACTTCATATTATAGAAAACGCTGAAGAAAAAGGTTTATTAAAGGAAGACTCTGTAGTTGTAGAAACTACATCCGGGAACACCGGATTCTCTATTGCAATGGTTTGCATCATTAAGGGATATAAATGTATTCTTGCCGTGAGTGACAAGACGAAACCGGAAAAGATAGCTTACCTTAAAGCTTTGGGGGCTACCGTGTATATTTGCCCCGCCAATGTACCTGCTGATGATCCAAGATCTTATTATGAGGTCGCAAAAAGAATTGCTGCGGAAACGCCCAATTCAATCTACATCAATCAATATTTCAACGAATTGAATATTGATGCCCACTACAAAACGACAGGCCCTGAAATTTGGGAGCAGACGGAGGGAAAGATCACTCACCTTTTTGCATGTACCGGAACAGGCGGAACTTTATCCGGATCAGCAAAATTTTTAAAGGAAAAGAATCCGGATATCAAGATTATTGGTGTAGATGCTGATGGGTCTATCCTTAAAAGTTTCCACGAAACAGGGGAAATTCACAAAGAAGATGTACATCCTTATCAGATCGAGGGAATGGGGAAAAATTTAATCCCTGCTGCTCTTCTTTTTGACAAAGTAGATGAATTTGTAAGAGTTAACGACGAGATGTCTGCCTACAGAACCCGCGAGATCGCTTTGAAAGAAGCCATTATGGGTGGCTACACAACAGGAGCTGTTACTCAGGGATTGATGCAGTATGCTCAGTCTCACGAATTAACAGAAGATGATGTGATTGTTTTAATTTATCCTGATCACGGCTCAAGATATATCACCAAAGTATACAGTGATAAATGGATGGCAGAGCAAGGATTTGTAAACAACTGCGTTCATAACTATGATGAAGTTTTCAAAACGGAATTCATTAAATAG
- a CDS encoding aminotransferase class I/II-fold pyridoxal phosphate-dependent enzyme, whose product MDIFERIKENPGPLGQFADYGEGYFIFPRLEGPIGPRMQFQGREVIFWSANDYLGMCNHPEVIEADAKAAAEFGMFYPMGARAMSGETEQHLQLERELADFVQKESAYLLNFGYQGMVSTIDALVGRNDVIVYDMDSHACIVDGVRLHAGKRFTYKHNNIESLEKNLQRATKVAEETGGGILVITEGVFGMRGQQGKLKEICELKSKYQFRLLVDDAHGFGTLGETGAGAGEEQGCQDQIDVYFSTFAKSMAGFGAFIAGDKEIIRYLKFNLRSQIFAKSLTMPMVIGGLKRLELLRTKPEIKAKLWENTHKLQNGLKERGFNIGDTNTCVTPVMMQGTPVEATLLVKDLREIYGIFTSVVVYPVIPKGMILLRLIPTASHTDAEITETLAAFEAIHDKLVSGYYKEQEQKLLQEQGLSFKPI is encoded by the coding sequence TTGGATATTTTTGAAAGAATAAAAGAAAATCCAGGACCTCTTGGACAATTTGCAGATTACGGTGAAGGTTATTTTATTTTTCCGAGATTGGAAGGCCCTATTGGTCCGAGAATGCAATTTCAGGGAAGAGAAGTAATTTTCTGGAGTGCTAACGATTATTTGGGAATGTGTAACCATCCTGAAGTAATAGAAGCAGATGCAAAAGCTGCTGCCGAATTCGGAATGTTTTATCCGATGGGAGCAAGAGCAATGTCTGGAGAAACGGAACAGCACCTGCAGTTGGAAAGAGAATTGGCTGATTTTGTTCAGAAAGAATCTGCATATTTATTAAATTTCGGTTATCAGGGGATGGTTTCTACCATTGATGCCCTGGTAGGAAGAAATGACGTAATTGTTTATGATATGGATTCTCATGCCTGTATCGTAGACGGAGTGAGACTTCACGCAGGGAAAAGATTTACCTACAAACATAATAATATTGAAAGCCTTGAAAAAAATCTTCAGAGAGCAACAAAAGTAGCTGAAGAAACAGGAGGCGGTATTTTAGTAATTACTGAAGGGGTTTTCGGAATGAGAGGACAACAAGGTAAACTGAAAGAAATTTGCGAATTAAAATCTAAATATCAGTTCAGATTATTAGTAGATGACGCTCACGGGTTCGGAACACTTGGTGAAACAGGTGCCGGAGCTGGTGAAGAGCAGGGATGTCAGGATCAGATCGATGTTTATTTCTCAACTTTCGCGAAATCGATGGCCGGTTTTGGAGCTTTCATCGCTGGAGATAAAGAAATTATCAGATATCTGAAATTCAACTTAAGATCTCAAATCTTTGCAAAATCTTTAACAATGCCAATGGTAATCGGAGGTTTAAAAAGATTGGAGTTGTTGAGAACAAAACCTGAGATCAAAGCTAAACTTTGGGAAAACACTCACAAACTGCAAAACGGTCTTAAAGAAAGAGGGTTCAACATTGGAGATACCAATACTTGTGTAACCCCTGTAATGATGCAGGGAACTCCGGTAGAAGCCACTCTTTTGGTAAAAGACCTAAGAGAGATCTACGGAATCTTCACTTCGGTTGTTGTTTATCCGGTAATTCCAAAGGGAATGATTCTATTAAGATTAATTCCGACAGCATCTCACACGGATGCGGAAATTACAGAAACTCTTGCCGCGTTTGAAGCTATTCACGACAAATTAGTAAGTGGTTACTATAAAGAACAGGAGCAAAAATTATTACAGGAACAAGGTTTAAGTTTTAAACCAATTTAA
- a CDS encoding DMT family transporter, with translation MKFKGYALGITSAVSYGLLPIFILPIKHAHFSLDVTLFYRFLFSALMVGGYLLYSKESFSINRKELLLFAILGMCYALSSEFLFLGYDYLTPGIASTVLFIYPVIVALVMFFFFKEKLTKLSVSSLLLAFAGVIILCLKGNSLQINYSGLGIVMLSSLFYALYIIIVNKANLKVSGFKLSFYSMLFTAGFFMIKAMVGHHSFAIPSTSTFFNFLIFAFLTTVISSLCLVYAIKEIGSTAAAILGALKPVIAVMISVLIFHEKFTLNLFWGITLILIGVILNVIADSRKLRQIQSL, from the coding sequence ATGAAATTTAAAGGTTATGCGTTGGGCATTACATCAGCCGTATCTTACGGATTACTGCCCATTTTTATTTTGCCTATTAAGCACGCGCATTTCTCACTGGATGTTACTTTATTTTATAGGTTTCTATTTTCTGCCTTAATGGTTGGAGGATATCTACTCTATTCTAAAGAAAGTTTTTCTATCAACAGAAAAGAATTATTACTATTTGCAATACTCGGAATGTGCTATGCACTCTCCTCAGAATTTTTATTTTTAGGCTACGATTATCTCACGCCCGGTATTGCTTCCACGGTTTTATTCATCTACCCCGTTATTGTGGCGTTAGTTATGTTTTTCTTTTTTAAAGAGAAACTGACAAAGCTTTCCGTTTCATCCTTGCTTTTGGCTTTTGCAGGCGTTATCATCCTTTGTTTAAAAGGAAACAGCTTACAAATTAATTATAGTGGATTAGGAATTGTTATGCTCAGCTCGCTGTTTTATGCACTTTATATCATCATTGTTAATAAAGCCAATTTAAAAGTTTCAGGATTCAAGCTTTCCTTTTATTCAATGCTTTTTACGGCAGGATTTTTTATGATCAAAGCGATGGTTGGGCATCATTCATTTGCCATCCCTTCCACTTCTACTTTCTTTAATTTTTTAATATTTGCTTTTCTTACAACAGTCATTTCCAGCTTATGTTTAGTGTATGCCATTAAAGAGATTGGATCTACAGCTGCAGCAATTTTAGGTGCTTTAAAACCCGTAATTGCCGTAATGATCAGTGTTTTAATTTTTCATGAAAAGTTTACGCTAAATCTCTTCTGGGGAATTACATTAATTTTGATCGGTGTCATTTTAAATGTTATTGCCGACAGTAGAAAATTAAGACAAATCCAAAGTTTATAG
- a CDS encoding B12-binding domain-containing radical SAM protein, producing the protein MKDLLLITPPFTQLNTPYPATAYIKGFLNTKNISSYQIDLGIEVILELFSKNGLQKVFDKEIDLPAISENSQRIFALREEYLKTIDQVISFLQGKNPTLARQICSMNFLPEASRFNQLDDMEFAFGNMGLQDKAKHLATLYLEDLSDYIVENVDSDFGFSRYAERLGKSANSFDELHTKLSDEQTFIDDFTLKILQETLEKVQPKLVCFSVPFPGNLYSGFRCAQFIKEHYPHIKTAMGGGFPNTELRSIKDKRVFDFFDFITLDDGEVPLELLCENVCNPNSAEELQFKRTFLVENQEVVYKNNAKKHDYKQADIGTPDYTDLQLDKYVSVIEIANPMHSLWSDGRWNKLTMAHGCYWGKCTFCDISLDYIKIYEPVSARILVDRMEELIQTTGETGFHFVDEAAPPALMREVALEILRRNLVVTWWTNIRFEKSFTRDLCFLLKLSGCVAVSGGLEVASDRLLKLIDKGVSVDQVAKVTRNFTEAGIMVHAYLMYGYPTQTVQETVDSLEMVRQLFEMGILQSGFWHQFAMTAHSPVGMAPEEFGVTPVKQDILFANNDIDFTDRTGIDHGKFSFGLKKSLFNYMHGINFELPLQEWFDFKVPRTTIHPDYIHDCLLDDDNFTFKGNSKIVFLTKNVIAENRVKTKKKATYPYTRLTFHLKTNIVSIDLDQEQAEWLVKMLEENSTENAKKITLQQLKTSFEEHFDNFELFWFSKPMQQLKENGVILSL; encoded by the coding sequence TTGAAAGATCTGCTTCTTATCACACCGCCTTTTACCCAGCTGAATACTCCTTATCCCGCAACAGCTTATATTAAAGGATTTTTAAATACCAAAAATATTTCAAGCTATCAAATCGATTTAGGAATTGAAGTAATTTTAGAATTATTTTCAAAAAACGGACTTCAAAAGGTCTTTGATAAAGAAATTGATCTTCCTGCTATTTCAGAAAATTCACAAAGAATTTTTGCCTTGCGTGAAGAATATCTGAAGACCATTGATCAGGTTATTTCTTTTCTTCAGGGTAAAAATCCTACACTGGCAAGACAGATTTGCTCTATGAATTTTCTTCCGGAAGCTTCCCGATTCAACCAGTTGGATGATATGGAATTTGCGTTCGGTAACATGGGATTGCAGGATAAAGCGAAACACTTGGCGACTTTATACTTAGAAGATCTTTCAGATTATATCGTTGAAAATGTAGATTCTGATTTCGGATTCAGCAGATATGCGGAGCGATTGGGAAAAAGTGCCAATTCATTTGACGAATTACACACAAAATTATCCGATGAACAGACTTTTATTGATGATTTTACCTTAAAAATTCTTCAAGAAACTCTAGAAAAAGTTCAGCCGAAGCTGGTTTGCTTTTCCGTTCCTTTTCCCGGAAATTTATATTCGGGATTTCGCTGTGCGCAATTCATTAAAGAACATTATCCGCACATTAAAACTGCGATGGGCGGAGGATTTCCTAATACGGAACTTCGTTCTATAAAAGACAAAAGAGTTTTTGATTTTTTTGATTTTATCACGTTAGACGACGGAGAAGTTCCTCTTGAACTGTTGTGTGAGAATGTCTGCAACCCCAATTCTGCTGAAGAACTTCAATTTAAAAGGACATTCCTTGTTGAAAATCAAGAAGTTGTTTATAAAAACAATGCTAAAAAGCACGATTATAAGCAAGCCGATATCGGAACTCCCGATTATACGGATTTACAGCTTGACAAATATGTATCCGTGATTGAAATTGCCAATCCGATGCATAGTTTGTGGAGCGACGGAAGGTGGAATAAACTGACCATGGCGCACGGCTGCTACTGGGGAAAATGTACTTTTTGCGATATTTCTTTAGACTATATTAAAATTTATGAACCCGTTTCAGCCAGAATTCTGGTAGACCGAATGGAAGAATTGATCCAAACAACGGGAGAAACGGGTTTCCATTTTGTGGATGAAGCAGCACCACCTGCTTTGATGAGGGAAGTTGCATTAGAGATTTTAAGAAGAAACCTAGTTGTAACCTGGTGGACGAATATTCGTTTTGAAAAAAGTTTTACGCGAGATCTTTGTTTTTTATTAAAACTTTCAGGCTGTGTCGCAGTTTCCGGAGGATTAGAAGTTGCAAGCGACCGATTATTAAAACTTATCGACAAAGGCGTTTCTGTAGATCAGGTGGCGAAAGTAACCCGAAATTTTACAGAAGCTGGAATTATGGTTCACGCCTATTTGATGTACGGCTACCCTACTCAAACCGTTCAGGAAACGGTGGATTCCTTGGAAATGGTTCGTCAATTATTTGAAATGGGAATTCTGCAAAGTGGTTTCTGGCATCAGTTTGCCATGACTGCTCATTCGCCTGTGGGGATGGCGCCTGAAGAATTTGGCGTAACGCCCGTTAAACAAGATATTTTATTCGCCAATAACGATATTGATTTTACGGACAGAACAGGGATTGATCATGGAAAATTCAGCTTTGGATTAAAAAAATCCTTGTTCAATTATATGCACGGAATTAATTTTGAACTTCCGCTTCAGGAATGGTTTGATTTTAAAGTTCCGAGAACAACTATCCATCCTGATTATATTCATGACTGTTTATTGGATGACGATAATTTTACGTTTAAGGGCAATTCCAAGATTGTATTTTTAACTAAAAATGTAATCGCTGAGAATCGTGTAAAAACTAAGAAGAAAGCAACTTATCCGTATACCCGACTTACTTTTCATTTAAAGACCAATATTGTTTCTATAGATTTAGATCAGGAACAAGCAGAATGGTTGGTTAAAATGCTGGAAGAGAATTCAACAGAAAATGCTAAAAAAATTACACTTCAACAGTTGAAAACCAGTTTTGAAGAACATTTTGATAATTTTGAATTATTCTGGTTTTCAAAACCGATGCAGCAGCTTAAAGAAAATGGCGTGATCTTGAGTTTGTAA
- a CDS encoding FoF1 ATP synthase subunit delta/epsilon codes for MNIKILTPEYVVFEGEVDSVLLPGKNGEFHIMKNHAGIVSSLVGGKVKLFAQSVGEAYAKNLTKEGENNQDSIFSYIIKSGVVEFNNNKGIILCE; via the coding sequence ATGAATATAAAAATTTTAACACCAGAATACGTAGTTTTTGAAGGAGAGGTAGACTCTGTTCTTTTGCCTGGAAAAAATGGTGAATTTCACATCATGAAAAACCACGCAGGAATTGTTTCTTCTTTGGTAGGCGGTAAAGTAAAATTATTTGCTCAGTCTGTAGGTGAGGCGTATGCTAAAAACCTTACTAAAGAAGGCGAAAACAACCAGGATTCTATTTTTTCATATATTATCAAAAGCGGTGTTGTAGAATTTAATAATAATAAAGGAATCATCCTTTGTGAATAA